A stretch of Cicer arietinum cultivar CDC Frontier isolate Library 1 chromosome 5, Cicar.CDCFrontier_v2.0, whole genome shotgun sequence DNA encodes these proteins:
- the LOC140918617 gene encoding uncharacterized protein, with amino-acid sequence MVVRVSSSSPKLDSLPPSTFAIMGAPDKSQANVNSMQFELRFDLFVESVMELEAFGINNFMLQNASTHSLVLHCSKVSCSSYSAATAMVTYTKEEAPTCQKSLSSDPIKEHLHQHEEASKYDHRILGVKQELIIHHEWSPGSWFFLPHGARIYNKLMDFIRYQYRDTCYQECLVQLDYH; translated from the exons ATGGTGGTTAGGGTTTCGAGTTCATCCCCAAAGCTTGATTCCCTCCCTCCTTCTACCT ttgcTATTATGGGCGCGCCCGATAAATCGCAAGCCAACGTTAATTCCATGCAG TTCGAGCTTCgatttgatttatttgttgAGTCGGTGATGGAGCTGGAGGCATTTGGAATAAATAATT TTATGTTACAAAATGCTTCCACTCACTCCTTAGTTCTTCATTGCAGTAAGGTTTCCTGCTCATCTTACTCTGCTGCCACTGCAATGGTTACTTACACGAAGGAAGAAGCGCCAACTTGCCAAAAATCACTGTCATCAGATCCCATAAag GAGCATTTGCATCAACATGAAGAGGCTTCAAAGTATGATCACAGGATTTTGGGAGTGAAACAAGAGCTTATTATTCATCATGAGTGGAG CCCGGGAAGCTGGTTTTTTCTTCCACATGGTGCTCGGATCTACAACAAACTCATGGACTTCATTCGATATCAATACAGGGATACATGCTATCAAGAG TGCTTAGTACAACTTGATTATCACTAG
- the LOC101492216 gene encoding threonine--tRNA ligase, mitochondrial 1-like, with protein MSPNVFNMDLWMQSGHAKHHKEDMFLLEIDKQEFGLKPMNCPGHCLMFKHRVRSYRELPLRFADFGVLHRNEAISSLHGLTHTRRFQQVNLSLVLYI; from the exons ATGTCCCCAAATGTATTCAACATGGATCTGTGGATGCAATCTGGTCATGCAAAACATCATAAAGAGGATATGTTTCTCTTAGAg ATTGACAAACAGGAGTTTGGTTTGAAACCAATGAATTGCCCAGGGCACTGCTTGATGTTTAAGCACAGGGTTCGATCGTACAGAG AACTTCCTCTTCGCTTCGCTGATTTTGGCGTTTTGCATCGGAATGAGGCCATTTCTTCTCTGCATGGATTAACACATACTAGGAGATTTCAGCAGGTAAACCTTTCTCTTGTGctatatatatga
- the LOC101492553 gene encoding egg cell-secreted protein 1.2-like gives MSSTHKVFVLVALVIIALVSSASIVESRQLSNPSNLMSLEARLKLIGESSNCWDSLFKLQACSGEIITFFLNGETYLGNSCCQAIRVIGHDCWPNIVASLGFTNEETDILEGYCDEVEALHSPPPPTPLAFGIESMDIVP, from the coding sequence ATGTCTTCCACGCACAAAGTGTTTGTTCTTGTTGCTCTTGTGATCATTGCATTGGTGTCATCAGCATCTATAGTGGAGTCTAGGCAACTCTCCAACCCTTCCAATTTGATGAGTCTTGAAGCAAGATTGAAGTTGATTGGTGAATCCTCTAATTGTTGGGATTCATTGTTCAAACTCCAAGCATGTAGTGGTGAAATCATAACATTTTTTCTAAATGGTGAGACTTACTTAGGCAATAGTTGTTGCCAAGCAATAAGGGTAATTGGACATGATTGTTGGCCTAACATTGTTGCCTCACTTGGATTCACAAATGAAGAGACTGATATATTGGAAGGTTATTGTGATGAAGTTGAGGCTCTTCATTCACCACCACCACCTACACCACTTGCATTTGGAATTGAGTCTATGGATATTGTTCcataa